The following are encoded together in the Bacteroidia bacterium genome:
- a CDS encoding IS110 family transposase has translation NKMSVINAIRNKIVLRIFACVRNEKKYEKNFQYNVN, from the coding sequence AAAATAAAATGTCAGTTATCAATGCAATAAGAAACAAAATTGTCCTTAGGATATTTGCATGTGTAAGAAATGAAAAAAAGTACGAAAAAAATTTTCAGTACAATGTAAATTGA
- a CDS encoding dioxygenase — translation MNRSSFIHSLAALSAMTSLSSFKNFTDTLPKQSNRLPVLFTSHGNPMDIPMTKEQRPFWNTLFELGQRLQENYDVKAALVVSAHWCTKGSFVNSSLEQKQIYDYYGFPKEYYEVYYKAQGSPEIAREVNKLVPGVSLTGDWGLDHGAWPMLMHLFPKGNIPVFQLSIDYYAKPQYHFDLGNQLKALRDKGVLIIGSGSLIHNLRLAMQKMQSNDFKPYGWEQDYDDWIKKQIDTRNVKDIINYETSHKLGLLASPTPDHFVPVLYSLGLMHPSENIQHFYDIPASIPAFSERSFIIGA, via the coding sequence GCTCTTTCTGCCATGACTTCCTTGTCTAGTTTTAAAAACTTTACCGATACCTTACCTAAGCAATCCAATCGTTTGCCTGTGTTATTTACCTCGCATGGCAACCCTATGGATATTCCAATGACCAAAGAGCAACGACCTTTTTGGAATACCTTGTTTGAATTGGGTCAGCGTTTACAAGAAAACTACGATGTAAAAGCAGCTTTGGTAGTCTCGGCACATTGGTGCACCAAAGGCAGTTTTGTAAATTCTTCCCTAGAACAGAAACAGATTTACGATTATTATGGATTTCCGAAAGAATATTACGAAGTGTATTACAAGGCCCAGGGTTCGCCCGAAATAGCAAGGGAAGTAAACAAATTGGTTCCCGGTGTTTCCTTAACCGGCGACTGGGGGCTTGACCACGGCGCTTGGCCCATGTTAATGCATTTGTTTCCCAAAGGCAATATTCCTGTTTTCCAACTAAGCATCGATTATTACGCCAAACCTCAATACCATTTCGACCTCGGAAATCAGTTAAAAGCTTTGAGAGACAAAGGAGTTCTTATCATCGGTAGCGGTTCTTTGATTCATAATTTACGCCTGGCAATGCAAAAAATGCAATCCAACGATTTCAAACCCTATGGTTGGGAGCAGGATTACGATGACTGGATTAAAAAACAAATCGACACCAGAAATGTGAAGGATATTATAAACTACGAAACAAGTCATAAATTGGGTTTATTGGCCTCCCCCACTCCCGATCATTTTGTACCGGTTCTTTACAGCCTTGGTTTAATGCACCCATCCGAAAATATTCAACATTTTTATGATATTCCGGCTAGCATTCCTGCTTTTAGCGAGCGCAGTTTTATCATTGGGGCTTAG